The Spirosoma foliorum genome has a window encoding:
- a CDS encoding nitrate reductase — protein MTHQTTCCYCGVGCGIVVKQEPNGRLTVEGDKQHPSNKGMLCSKGMNLHYTVMDQSDRLLYPQMRFNRNMPMQRVSWDTALERTAAVFKTFIKKYGPDSVAFYVSGQCLTEEYYLVNKLIKGFIGSNNIDTNSRLCMSSAVVGYKLSLGEDSVPVCYDDIEEADLFLVEGANPAWCHPILWRRIEAHKAANPNVKIICVDPRRTDTARSSDLHLPLRPGTDIVLNNAIGRLLIEKNYIDNEFITNHADGFLAYREQVMLRSVEEAAEICGVSVEAIQTAADWIGRSKGFLSLWTMGLNQSVVGVNKNLSLINLHLITGRIGKPGNGPFSLTGQPNAMGGRETGGLANILPAHREVTNAVHRAEVEAFWNSPVKIAAKPGLTATEMFDALANDQLKAIWIINTNPLVSMPDANAAEKALKNARFVVVQDVSNRADTVQFADVVLPAAAWLEKEGTMTNAERRIAYLPKVLDAPGEALPDAEIIWRFAQKMGFEASFSYANSSDIYDEYVQLTAGTNVDVTGVSYDLLKEKQTVQWPYPARSKEQGTGETDTKRLFTDNQFYTPNGRAQIHAVPDENTSEPTDSDFPLVLTTGRIRDQWHTMTKTGRVAKLNQHIPQPFLQIHPDDANERGIQDGQLVEVRGRRGEVRVKAQLTDDVRPGLCFLPMHWGKLLNSNLNRANNLTSSLVDPRSKEPDFKFSAVEVVPYRKPVEKIIIIGAGSAGLGFINAYRNLNSEDEIHVFSKEIYPFYNRVLLPDYISGEQTWEQLVKLREDQFAEANITVHKGVGIAHIDRNAKVAVDTNGTEHSYDKLMLGMGSRAFMPKGVPKLPGIFNMRSRLDADSLMPFLNGDSPQAVVVGGGLLGLELAASLRQLGVRVSLIHRSGRFMERQLDPLASELLYLELLDRGIDVYFNEEIQTFAGTDRLEGVQLKSGRKLDCQVVVMAIGTEPNIELARAAGLACNRGVVVNDYLQTSDPDIFAAGEVAQWNGQMWGVTLAAEQQAETAARFLAGDISQPYRGSLAMNILKMEGLHLCSIGISEVPAGQGANFEEIVFIDKSKRYYKKCIVHNDKLVGAILVGDKNEFAEFRDLIANGIELSDKRLQLLRASKKVDPVEGKLVCSCNTVGQGNLERAIQAGCTDFQQLCQKTGAGTGCGSCRPEVRSILLSMIELVND, from the coding sequence ATGACTCATCAAACGACCTGTTGCTATTGTGGTGTTGGCTGTGGAATCGTAGTCAAACAGGAACCGAACGGACGATTGACCGTTGAGGGCGATAAACAGCACCCGTCAAACAAAGGGATGCTGTGCTCGAAGGGCATGAATCTGCATTACACGGTCATGGACCAGTCGGATCGGCTACTGTATCCGCAGATGCGATTCAATCGGAACATGCCCATGCAACGGGTGAGTTGGGATACGGCTCTGGAACGAACAGCGGCTGTTTTTAAAACATTTATCAAGAAATACGGCCCTGACTCGGTGGCGTTTTATGTGTCGGGGCAGTGCCTGACCGAAGAGTATTATCTGGTCAACAAGCTTATCAAGGGATTTATTGGCTCTAATAACATCGATACGAATTCTCGGCTTTGTATGAGTTCAGCGGTTGTGGGATACAAACTGTCGCTGGGCGAAGATTCGGTGCCAGTTTGTTACGATGACATCGAAGAGGCTGATCTTTTCTTGGTCGAAGGAGCAAATCCGGCCTGGTGCCATCCCATTCTCTGGCGTCGAATTGAAGCCCACAAGGCGGCCAATCCAAACGTCAAAATCATTTGCGTCGACCCCCGCCGAACCGATACCGCCCGGTCTTCTGACTTGCATTTACCTCTTCGTCCCGGCACCGACATTGTCCTGAACAACGCCATTGGGAGATTATTGATTGAGAAGAACTACATCGATAACGAGTTCATTACCAATCATGCCGATGGCTTTCTGGCTTACCGTGAGCAGGTAATGCTTCGCTCGGTTGAAGAGGCTGCCGAGATTTGTGGGGTTTCAGTCGAAGCGATTCAAACCGCAGCAGATTGGATTGGTCGCTCGAAAGGGTTTCTGTCACTGTGGACAATGGGCCTGAATCAATCGGTGGTAGGCGTGAACAAGAACCTGTCATTGATTAATCTCCACCTGATTACGGGCCGGATTGGCAAACCGGGTAACGGACCATTTTCCTTAACCGGCCAGCCCAACGCAATGGGTGGTCGCGAAACGGGTGGCCTGGCCAATATATTACCCGCTCATCGCGAGGTAACCAATGCCGTCCACCGCGCCGAAGTCGAAGCCTTCTGGAATAGCCCAGTCAAGATTGCAGCTAAACCGGGCCTAACAGCCACCGAGATGTTCGATGCGTTGGCCAATGATCAATTAAAGGCCATCTGGATTATCAACACCAATCCATTGGTGAGTATGCCCGATGCGAATGCCGCCGAAAAAGCATTGAAAAATGCGCGTTTCGTAGTAGTTCAGGATGTTTCGAATCGAGCTGATACCGTACAGTTTGCTGATGTTGTATTACCCGCGGCTGCCTGGCTCGAAAAAGAAGGCACTATGACCAATGCCGAGCGCCGGATTGCTTACTTGCCCAAAGTGCTTGATGCCCCCGGTGAAGCCCTGCCCGATGCCGAAATTATCTGGCGTTTCGCTCAGAAAATGGGATTTGAAGCGTCCTTTTCCTACGCGAATAGCTCAGATATTTACGACGAATATGTTCAACTCACCGCCGGAACGAATGTCGATGTGACGGGCGTGAGCTATGATCTATTGAAAGAAAAACAAACCGTTCAGTGGCCGTATCCAGCAAGGAGCAAGGAGCAGGGGACAGGGGAGACGGACACAAAGCGACTCTTCACAGATAACCAATTTTATACACCCAATGGTCGCGCCCAAATCCACGCGGTACCCGACGAAAATACCTCTGAACCAACTGATAGTGACTTTCCGCTTGTCTTAACCACTGGTCGTATCCGCGACCAGTGGCACACCATGACCAAAACAGGTCGGGTGGCGAAACTGAATCAGCACATTCCGCAACCGTTCCTGCAAATACATCCCGACGATGCCAACGAACGCGGAATTCAGGACGGTCAGCTAGTTGAAGTTCGGGGACGGCGTGGTGAGGTACGCGTGAAAGCCCAACTGACTGACGATGTGCGGCCAGGTCTCTGTTTTCTGCCGATGCACTGGGGCAAGCTCTTGAACAGTAATCTCAATCGAGCCAATAACCTGACCAGCTCACTCGTTGACCCGCGTTCGAAAGAGCCCGATTTTAAGTTCTCAGCGGTTGAGGTGGTCCCGTATCGGAAACCCGTTGAGAAGATAATTATCATTGGCGCGGGCTCAGCTGGATTGGGTTTTATTAATGCGTATCGGAACCTAAATTCTGAGGATGAAATACACGTCTTCTCCAAAGAGATTTATCCCTTCTACAACAGGGTTTTGTTGCCCGATTATATTAGTGGCGAGCAGACATGGGAGCAGCTTGTCAAACTCCGAGAAGATCAATTTGCCGAAGCAAACATCACAGTTCATAAAGGTGTCGGTATTGCCCATATCGACCGAAACGCTAAAGTTGCCGTCGATACAAATGGTACGGAGCATTCGTACGACAAACTGATGCTAGGAATGGGTAGCCGCGCATTTATGCCAAAAGGTGTACCGAAGCTGCCCGGTATTTTCAACATGCGTTCGCGACTTGACGCTGATTCGCTCATGCCCTTTCTGAACGGCGATTCACCACAGGCCGTCGTGGTGGGTGGTGGCTTATTGGGTTTGGAACTGGCCGCTTCCTTACGTCAACTTGGTGTTCGCGTTTCGCTGATTCATCGGTCAGGTCGTTTTATGGAGCGCCAACTTGACCCACTGGCCAGCGAATTATTGTATCTGGAGCTATTGGATCGCGGCATCGATGTTTATTTCAACGAAGAAATTCAAACGTTTGCCGGAACTGATCGACTGGAAGGCGTTCAACTGAAATCGGGCCGGAAGCTGGATTGTCAGGTCGTTGTAATGGCTATCGGAACCGAGCCGAACATCGAACTCGCCCGTGCTGCCGGACTTGCCTGCAACCGGGGTGTTGTAGTCAACGATTATTTGCAAACCTCTGATCCTGATATTTTTGCGGCTGGCGAAGTTGCTCAATGGAACGGCCAAATGTGGGGTGTTACGCTAGCCGCCGAACAACAGGCCGAGACAGCCGCTCGTTTCTTGGCGGGCGATATTTCGCAACCTTATCGAGGCAGCCTTGCCATGAATATTCTGAAAATGGAAGGCTTGCACCTGTGCAGTATCGGTATCAGCGAAGTGCCTGCGGGACAAGGAGCCAATTTTGAAGAGATCGTCTTTATCGACAAGTCGAAACGGTATTACAAAAAGTGCATCGTTCACAACGATAAACTTGTCGGCGCTATTCTGGTCGGCGACAAAAACGAATTTGCCGAATTCCGCGACCTGATTGCCAATGGTATCGAACTGTCGGATAAGCGCCTTCAACTCCTGCGAGCCAGCAAAAAAGTTGATCCAGTAGAAGGCAAACTCGTCTGCTCCTGCAATACGGTAGGTCAGGGAAATCTGGAACGAGCGATTCAGGCGGGTTGCACCGATTTTCAGCAGCTCTGCCAGAAAACGGGTGCCGGAACGGGTTGTGGCTCGTGTCGACCGGAGGTGCGGAGTATACTCTTATCAATGATTGAATTAGTGAATGATTGA
- a CDS encoding NarK family nitrate/nitrite MFS transporter yields MNFDTNKPLQKLNIFSVKGIQMQTFHITWLTFFVCFFGWFGLAPLMPAIRADLGLTKPQVGNTIIAAVSATILARLVIGRLCDTWGPRKTYTALLVLGSLPVMFVGLAHDYTTFLLFRLAIGVIGASFVITQFHTSMMFAPKIKGTANAVAGGWGNLGGGITQLAMPVIMATIVGFGYTKPEAWRLAMLVPGVFMLVMAFVYYRFTKDTPAGNYSDIGHSVAKAEKVSFWAACADIRVWALALAYACCFGMEITFDGVAALYFFDNFKLEETQAGFWAMLFGGMNIFARALGGIVADKVGNKYGMRGKGVLLAGMLVLEGAGIMLFAQAGSLPMAILSMIAFALFLKMSNGSTYAIVPFVNPKAVGVISGVVGAGGNLGGMLMAFLFKSQSISYGQAFLYIGCIVAAAGLLLFLVNFSKETVVETADVELQLN; encoded by the coding sequence ATGAATTTCGATACGAATAAACCGCTTCAGAAGCTCAATATCTTCAGTGTGAAAGGTATTCAGATGCAAACTTTTCACATTACGTGGCTTACTTTCTTTGTCTGTTTCTTTGGCTGGTTCGGCCTCGCTCCGTTGATGCCTGCTATCCGGGCCGATCTGGGCCTGACGAAACCACAGGTTGGTAATACCATCATTGCCGCCGTATCGGCTACCATTCTGGCCCGACTGGTTATCGGTCGGTTGTGCGATACCTGGGGGCCACGTAAAACGTACACGGCCTTGCTAGTGCTGGGGTCGTTGCCCGTTATGTTCGTTGGTCTGGCCCACGATTACACGACTTTCCTGCTGTTCCGGCTGGCCATTGGCGTGATTGGGGCTTCATTCGTGATCACACAGTTTCATACATCGATGATGTTTGCGCCAAAAATCAAAGGCACGGCCAATGCGGTAGCAGGTGGTTGGGGTAATCTTGGCGGTGGCATTACACAATTAGCCATGCCCGTCATTATGGCAACTATTGTTGGGTTCGGCTACACCAAGCCCGAAGCGTGGCGACTGGCTATGCTTGTGCCGGGCGTGTTTATGCTTGTGATGGCCTTTGTTTATTACCGCTTTACGAAAGATACTCCCGCTGGCAACTACAGTGATATTGGGCATTCTGTTGCCAAAGCAGAAAAAGTAAGTTTCTGGGCAGCCTGCGCTGACATTCGTGTATGGGCGCTTGCATTGGCCTATGCATGCTGCTTCGGTATGGAAATCACGTTCGACGGCGTAGCAGCTCTCTACTTCTTCGACAATTTCAAACTGGAAGAAACACAGGCAGGCTTCTGGGCAATGCTCTTCGGTGGCATGAACATTTTTGCCCGTGCACTCGGCGGTATCGTAGCCGATAAAGTTGGGAACAAATACGGTATGCGCGGTAAAGGAGTTCTGCTGGCAGGTATGTTGGTGTTGGAAGGGGCAGGCATTATGCTGTTTGCTCAGGCCGGAAGCTTACCGATGGCCATTCTGTCGATGATTGCCTTTGCTCTTTTCCTGAAAATGTCGAATGGAAGCACCTACGCCATTGTGCCTTTTGTAAATCCTAAAGCCGTCGGTGTTATTTCGGGCGTAGTGGGGGCAGGTGGAAACCTCGGTGGTATGCTGATGGCCTTCTTGTTTAAGTCACAATCTATCAGCTACGGGCAGGCTTTTCTCTACATCGGCTGCATCGTAGCCGCTGCCGGATTGCTTTTGTTCCTGGTGAATTTCAGCAAAGAAACGGTGGTAGAAACAGCAGATGTTGAATTGCAACTGAATTAG
- the cobA gene encoding uroporphyrinogen-III C-methyltransferase produces the protein MMPKLTLVGAGPGDGELITLKGVRALQQADVILYDDLANYTLLEFAPERALKIYVGKRAGKASFSQEEINELIVQFAQEYGHVVRLKGGDPFVFGRGYEELAYTRQYGIQTEVISGVSSSIAAPASQGIPVTSRGVSESFWVITGTTRNGELSEDIHLAAQSKATVVVLMGMRKLNEICAIFCEAGRGHLPMAIVQNGTRADEQCVIGQVWSIPQLAAEQGVGAPAVLVIGEVVSLHPAYLAECMRSSFGVVEL, from the coding sequence ATGATGCCAAAGCTAACACTCGTAGGGGCGGGTCCCGGCGACGGCGAATTGATCACCTTGAAAGGGGTCAGGGCGCTTCAGCAAGCCGACGTTATTCTATACGACGATCTTGCCAATTATACATTGCTGGAGTTTGCACCCGAACGGGCTCTGAAAATCTACGTGGGAAAACGGGCAGGAAAAGCCTCGTTTAGCCAGGAAGAAATTAATGAGCTGATTGTCCAATTTGCGCAGGAGTACGGTCATGTTGTTCGGCTCAAAGGGGGCGACCCATTTGTATTTGGGCGTGGCTACGAAGAGCTTGCGTATACCCGACAATATGGTATTCAGACCGAAGTGATTTCAGGAGTATCGAGTAGTATAGCAGCTCCGGCTTCGCAGGGTATTCCGGTAACGAGCCGGGGGGTAAGTGAGAGTTTTTGGGTTATTACGGGTACCACGCGTAACGGCGAGCTTTCGGAAGATATTCATCTAGCGGCTCAGTCGAAAGCAACCGTAGTGGTGCTGATGGGTATGCGTAAGCTAAATGAGATCTGTGCAATTTTTTGTGAGGCCGGACGCGGCCATTTGCCTATGGCAATTGTACAGAACGGTACGCGTGCCGATGAGCAGTGTGTAATAGGCCAGGTTTGGAGTATACCGCAGTTGGCGGCAGAGCAAGGCGTGGGGGCGCCCGCTGTGCTAGTCATCGGCGAAGTTGTTTCGTTGCATCCAGCTTATCTGGCCGAGTGTATGCGAAGTAGTTTTGGAGTTGTAGAGTTGTAA
- a CDS encoding rubredoxin domain-containing protein — protein MRDYYTLKVNLPAGIVSPGTLQTLLKLAYEAKVRTVRFGARQQLLMTVHYEDMRFLEKDLKQHQITYELNSEQYPNIISSYCGEDVFRTGAWLRESEYHTVLDQFDYQPRLKVNLSDSNQSFTPFFTGNLNFIASPDPHFWYLYVRPKQTNTLFRWPELIYTNNIGRLAKAVEEAMLGEGLQDEELLYQAVTGAQSFITQPAVQEVELPEFSLPYYEGFNRYGQRSWLGLYRRDEHFSIAFLLDVCALCLKTRIGELCVTPWKSLIIKGIGEKDRAAWSYVLGKHNINVRHAANELAWQTEDHTDEGTELKNYVLRYFAKNDTRTFGLCFGVQTRPKSEVFGSVLVRKRPLLRLGQLALFSVYDIYCTENFNPNSRTYRLFEKGLFKLHLPNQLNRLCRKFNARRLEEDGETVRIDTEKTESSPNKATSIYQCPHCFTVYDEQYGDTRSNIPAGTRFDQLPVDYQCSTCDAPKAELRELTVELVS, from the coding sequence ATGCGCGACTATTATACCCTAAAAGTCAATCTGCCTGCCGGGATTGTTTCGCCCGGTACGTTGCAAACGCTGCTGAAACTGGCGTATGAGGCCAAGGTGCGCACTGTACGCTTTGGGGCACGTCAGCAGCTGCTCATGACGGTGCATTATGAAGACATGCGGTTTCTGGAAAAAGACCTGAAGCAGCACCAGATTACCTATGAACTAAACTCAGAGCAGTACCCGAATATTATCAGCTCGTATTGTGGAGAAGACGTGTTCAGAACCGGAGCGTGGCTGCGCGAAAGTGAATATCATACCGTGCTCGATCAGTTTGATTATCAACCACGGCTGAAAGTCAATCTATCCGATTCGAACCAGAGCTTTACGCCGTTTTTTACCGGAAACCTTAATTTCATTGCCTCGCCCGACCCTCATTTCTGGTATCTATATGTCCGCCCGAAACAAACGAATACACTCTTTCGATGGCCGGAATTGATCTATACCAATAACATTGGTCGACTGGCTAAAGCGGTTGAGGAGGCCATGTTAGGAGAGGGTCTTCAGGATGAGGAATTGCTTTATCAGGCCGTTACAGGAGCGCAGTCGTTTATTACACAACCTGCCGTGCAGGAAGTCGAATTGCCGGAATTTTCCTTGCCGTATTATGAAGGCTTCAATCGCTATGGGCAGCGTTCATGGTTGGGTTTATACCGCCGTGACGAACACTTTTCGATTGCTTTTCTGCTGGATGTTTGTGCACTCTGCCTGAAAACCCGAATCGGCGAATTGTGCGTGACACCCTGGAAATCGCTCATTATTAAGGGGATTGGTGAAAAAGATCGTGCAGCCTGGTCGTATGTATTGGGTAAACACAATATCAATGTGCGCCATGCTGCCAACGAACTTGCCTGGCAAACGGAAGATCATACCGATGAAGGAACCGAACTGAAAAACTACGTGCTGCGGTACTTCGCTAAAAACGACACCCGAACGTTTGGCCTGTGTTTTGGCGTTCAGACTCGCCCGAAATCAGAAGTATTTGGATCAGTGCTGGTACGTAAACGGCCGTTGCTTCGACTAGGTCAGTTAGCCTTATTCAGTGTTTACGACATCTATTGTACCGAAAACTTCAACCCCAATAGCCGCACGTATCGACTGTTTGAAAAAGGATTATTCAAACTTCATTTGCCCAATCAGCTAAATCGCCTGTGTCGGAAATTTAACGCTCGACGACTGGAAGAAGATGGTGAAACGGTACGCATCGATACCGAGAAAACCGAGTCTTCGCCCAATAAAGCCACAAGCATATATCAATGCCCACATTGTTTTACGGTCTACGATGAACAATATGGTGATACACGAAGTAATATTCCGGCGGGTACAAGATTCGATCAGTTGCCTGTCGATTATCAATGTTCAACCTGCGACGCTCCTAAAGCTGAGTTGCGCGAATTAACTGTAGAGTTAGTAAGCTAA
- a CDS encoding alginate export family protein, whose product MNYTIKRLLYAGISLLVTQSTLFAQFSLVGQLRTRTELRNGVGNLAPKDAPAAFFTSQRTRLTFGYKWERIQFQTSIQDIRVWGQDAATINNADGNRLMVHEAWADITLANSADTTIKFRPIQNLSLKIGRQEMVYDDSRLIGNLDWLQQGRRFDAAILKGQHKGWALDLGVGFNQNTDAFGVVGDYYTAGNAPASALSTQNITLAIPAGFLPTSGKGGAPVLLTPLSTNGQNQQFKSFQMLYLTRKFNTTKFSALFFKDDFQKYRIDSLGSASQGYVYGRRYDVAGVNSRVTYGAMLVGQLGKGKVQWQAFAYGQSGKDRDGLTIKNAYHYGANFMIQKGLLSFGPGYEVLSGNNATTIQSGETSRFDPLYGTPHKFRGSMDYFYAGTGSPAGGVQDAFLKFKYTGKRLTTGLDIHYLALAAPTYNKMADVPAGTLLSAKLGMEYDFIANYALNKFTNVEFGYSIMNGTNSLEYAKQGTMDQKSKTGTWAYLMINIRPDFLAAKPAQK is encoded by the coding sequence ATGAATTATACAATCAAACGACTGTTGTATGCTGGCATTAGTTTGCTGGTAACGCAGTCAACACTATTCGCGCAATTCTCACTCGTGGGGCAGTTGCGTACGCGAACCGAACTGCGAAATGGCGTTGGTAATCTGGCTCCGAAAGATGCGCCAGCGGCCTTTTTTACCTCGCAACGAACCCGACTGACATTCGGCTACAAATGGGAGCGCATCCAGTTTCAAACGTCCATTCAGGATATTCGGGTGTGGGGCCAGGATGCCGCCACAATCAATAATGCCGATGGAAACCGGCTGATGGTACATGAAGCCTGGGCCGATATTACCCTCGCCAACAGCGCCGATACAACGATCAAATTCAGACCGATTCAGAATCTATCGTTGAAAATCGGTCGCCAGGAAATGGTTTACGATGATTCACGGCTGATTGGTAATCTGGACTGGCTTCAGCAGGGCCGCCGATTCGATGCGGCCATTCTGAAAGGGCAGCATAAAGGTTGGGCCCTCGATTTAGGCGTTGGCTTTAATCAGAATACCGATGCCTTTGGCGTAGTGGGCGATTATTACACAGCTGGTAACGCACCAGCGTCGGCCCTGTCTACCCAAAACATAACACTCGCTATTCCGGCTGGTTTTCTGCCAACGTCGGGCAAAGGGGGAGCGCCTGTTTTATTGACGCCATTAAGTACGAACGGCCAGAATCAGCAGTTCAAATCGTTTCAGATGCTCTATCTGACGCGCAAGTTTAACACCACGAAATTCTCTGCCCTATTCTTCAAAGACGATTTCCAGAAGTACCGGATCGACAGTTTGGGTAGTGCTTCGCAGGGTTACGTATATGGGAGACGTTATGACGTTGCCGGTGTGAATTCCCGTGTAACCTACGGCGCTATGCTAGTTGGTCAGTTGGGGAAAGGGAAAGTACAGTGGCAGGCTTTTGCGTATGGGCAAAGCGGAAAAGATCGCGATGGACTGACGATCAAAAACGCGTATCACTATGGAGCTAACTTCATGATTCAGAAAGGCTTGCTGAGTTTCGGGCCTGGTTATGAGGTGCTTTCGGGGAATAATGCCACGACAATTCAATCAGGCGAAACCAGCCGATTTGATCCCTTGTATGGCACTCCTCACAAATTCCGCGGTTCAATGGATTATTTCTACGCCGGAACTGGCTCGCCAGCAGGTGGTGTGCAGGATGCGTTCCTGAAATTCAAATACACCGGCAAACGCCTGACAACGGGTCTGGATATTCACTATTTGGCTCTAGCCGCACCAACTTACAACAAAATGGCCGATGTACCCGCAGGCACGCTGTTATCGGCCAAACTCGGTATGGAGTACGACTTCATTGCCAACTACGCCCTGAACAAGTTCACCAACGTAGAATTTGGCTATTCCATCATGAATGGAACCAATAGCCTCGAATACGCCAAACAAGGCACGATGGATCAGAAAAGCAAGACGGGTACCTGGGCGTACCTGATGATCAACATTCGGCCCGATTTTCTGGCTGCCAAGCCAGCTCAAAAATAG
- a CDS encoding nitrate reductase associated protein yields the protein MKPVAIAPIFFAFESDFVETLRCIPMVVRYKLDTCGIKLKLPEWVKLTVDDKARLATQPCYTPAEIAQYRLDLINLVQIRCHHQVSNLGEVDASWECLGEVPNEVLQKALEWECNPITIQQWLQLDVLQRFALVKLSRSGHEGANFPRAIREFLEDKKMYNE from the coding sequence ATGAAACCAGTTGCTATAGCTCCTATTTTCTTCGCTTTTGAGAGCGACTTTGTCGAAACGCTTCGGTGCATTCCGATGGTCGTTCGCTACAAACTGGATACGTGCGGCATCAAATTAAAGCTCCCTGAATGGGTGAAACTTACCGTTGATGACAAAGCTCGATTAGCAACGCAACCCTGTTATACACCTGCCGAAATTGCTCAATATCGACTTGATCTGATCAATCTTGTCCAGATCCGATGCCATCATCAGGTAAGTAATCTGGGCGAGGTTGATGCCAGTTGGGAGTGTTTAGGCGAAGTACCCAATGAGGTTCTACAGAAAGCACTGGAGTGGGAGTGCAACCCCATCACAATTCAACAATGGCTGCAACTCGATGTTTTACAGCGATTTGCCCTGGTGAAACTAAGTCGATCCGGCCACGAAGGCGCAAATTTCCCGAGAGCAATTCGGGAGTTTTTAGAGGATAAAAAAATGTATAATGAATAA